Genomic window (Synechococcus sp. LA31):
GCCAGCGCCGTTCGCACGCGAGGAGCAAGCAGGCTCCGAACAGCAATGGCAGGGCTGTCGGAGCCTTGATCAGCAGCATCGCCGAACCGGCGAGGCCAGCCACAATTCCCCACGTGCTTTGCTCGGCTGCTCTCGGCTGACGAGGGAGGCTCAGCAGTGCCCACCACTGCAGGGTCATTGCAGCAATCAGGCTGCCATCGAGCATCGCCAGGCGGCCATGTCGCATCAGGGGCAGCAGGGTGAGGCTGACTGCCGCGGTGCACACAGCGGCAAGGCGATCGCCTGGTCTCAGTCGCCACTGCACGAGGGCCACCAAGGGCACGATCAGGCTGGAGCAGAAGGCCGGCACGGCCCTTATTAGCCACTCTGGCGGCACCTGCCGGCTCACTTCAGCCCCATGGCTGCTTCGCCAGAGCTGAATCGCTGCTGCGATCAGCCCGTGGATCAGAGGTGGCTTGTTGAGATAGTGAGCTCCCCAGAGGGTGGGCAGCAGTTGGCCTGGGAAAGGCCGGAGGCTGATCTCCTCGGCCACGCGGGCTACCAGCCCTTCATCCCAGTCGCGCAGGGGCACATCGCCGAGATGGCTGAGCAGCAATACCAGAGCCCCCACCCAGGCCAGGACCACCCACGAACGCCAAGAGATCTGAATGGCGATCACACCAGAGGACGCTGAAGCCTTTCAGGTCTGAGTGAAGAACTGGTGAAGAGCTGGTGAAGAATTCGCCTTCATGGGCAGCTGGGCAAGAGAACCACCATGCGGCAGCCGCCCGAGCTGGTCGACTGCGCTTCGATCGAGCCTCCGTGCACGTCTGCAATGCTCCGTGCGATGGAGAGCCCCAAGCCTGAATTTGGCCCTGTGCGGGATGCATCGGCCTGCCAAAAACGCTCAAAGACCAGCTGCCTTTGCTCGGGCGGAATGCCTGGACCCTGGTCATCCACCACCAGCGCAAGCTGATGCCCTTGTTGGTGGATTGCCACGCGCACGGAGGAGCCAGCGGGTGTGATTTGCATCGCATTCACCAGCAGATTGATCATCAGCCTGCGCAGCTGATCGGGGTCGCCGGTGACCCAGGCGGGCCGTTGCAGATCCAACGCCAGCTGAACCCCCAGGTTGCGGGCGCGCTCCTCATACAGCGCCAGTAGATCCTCCGCTAGCTCCGCTAGGTCGAAGCGGCGCCAGTGCTTGTGATCCGGCATGGTGCGATCCAGCCGAGTGAGCAGCAGCAGGTCGTCCACAAGGGTGGCCATCGCCGTTGTGGCTTGATCAACCAAGGCCAGCTTGTGCGCCAGCTCTGGCTCGGCTCGCTGCAGATAGCCCCGCTCTCGCACGCTGCCCATCACGGCGCGAATGGCGGTGAGGGGGTGGCGCAGCTCATGCGAGGCATCACTGGTGAATCGCACCAAGCGGTGAATCTGATCGCGGATGGGCTTCAAGGAGGTGCCCACCATCCACTGGCTCAACACAGCGGCCGCCAGTGCTCCCATGGCGCTGCCCACCAGTAGTCCATTGCGCAGACGCATGAGTTCGCGATCCGCATTCGCCGTGGAGACAGCGCTGAGCACATAGCCCTCCAATTGCCGATCGGATGCGGATGTTTCGCGCAGATAGACCGGCCGCCAGTAGGCGATTCCGCTTGGAAGATTCAGATATTGGCGCTGATCAAACTGGGATGTGGGCAAGACAGCCTGCAGATCAAAAGGCATCGTGCCGAATTGGCTGAGCACGATGCGGTTTTTGTTCAGCAAGACGATGCGCTTTTGGTCAAGGTTGGTGGATCCTGCATCCAACAGAGCTACATGCCCTGATTCCAGATGAGCGGTCTGACTGGGCAGCAGGTTGTATTCCTCCACCTCATGCAGGATCAGCGGCATCTGGGATGCAGCTGCTGAAGCCAGTTGTTGCACTTGTTCGCGCAACAGGGCTGTGCGTGCCCGGCTGACTTCCAGGAATACCGCCAGGCCGAACACCAGCAAAACAAAGGCAGAGATCACCACATAACGGCCTGTGAGTTTCCGGCGGATGCGGCTGAGATCAGGCTCCATGGCTTGCGGCACCCTCAAGCGTGGCTGGCGTTGAGCCTGAAACCAACGCCATACACCGTTTCCACCAGATCGGGAGGAGCGCCGGCTGCACTGAGCTTGGCCCGGATGTTCTTCACATGCGTTTTCACACTTTCATTGCCCGGCACATCGGCCCAGTGCCACGCCGCTTCGATCAGTTGATCCTTGGAGCAGGTGCGCCCAGCTGCCTTGAGCAGAGATTCGAGTAGGGCATGTTCTTTGGGGGTGAGATGCAGGTCCTGATCGTCGTAGCTGGCGCTGCGCCCATCCAGCGTCAGCATCAGCAATCCCCAGCGCCAGTCGTGTTGCAGCGGTCGCGATGCCCGCCGCAACAGGGCCTGAATCCGTGCTCTGAGCAGGGTTGGTTCAAAGGGTTTCACCAGGTAGTCGTCGGCCCCTTGCTCGAGCCCGGTCACGTTGT
Coding sequences:
- a CDS encoding HAMP domain-containing sensor histidine kinase, which produces MEPDLSRIRRKLTGRYVVISAFVLLVFGLAVFLEVSRARTALLREQVQQLASAAASQMPLILHEVEEYNLLPSQTAHLESGHVALLDAGSTNLDQKRIVLLNKNRIVLSQFGTMPFDLQAVLPTSQFDQRQYLNLPSGIAYWRPVYLRETSASDRQLEGYVLSAVSTANADRELMRLRNGLLVGSAMGALAAAVLSQWMVGTSLKPIRDQIHRLVRFTSDASHELRHPLTAIRAVMGSVRERGYLQRAEPELAHKLALVDQATTAMATLVDDLLLLTRLDRTMPDHKHWRRFDLAELAEDLLALYEERARNLGVQLALDLQRPAWVTGDPDQLRRLMINLLVNAMQITPAGSSVRVAIHQQGHQLALVVDDQGPGIPPEQRQLVFERFWQADASRTGPNSGLGLSIARSIADVHGGSIEAQSTSSGGCRMVVLLPSCP
- a CDS encoding response regulator transcription factor, encoding MKVLIVEDAPVIRDALIELLEHWGLVTEACDDGLKALQLLEAGAFDLVLLDLNLPSLDGLEVCRRLRRLPINQPLVLMLTARDSLDDNVTGLEQGADDYLVKPFEPTLLRARIQALLRRASRPLQHDWRWGLLMLTLDGRSASYDDQDLHLTPKEHALLESLLKAAGRTCSKDQLIEAAWHWADVPGNESVKTHVKNIRAKLSAAGAPPDLVETVYGVGFRLNASHA